tttcaggcacaaaaactgcttcgggccacactcctgtacacgttccctgtccgggtggaggcccaccgaactttgaattcgtctcgtggtgtagtctatactagctccttcaacagattgactgacgaggagcttcaatctttcctcgctgagcagggcgtgacggctgtccatagggtcatgaaaaaggtcaacaatgaccttgtaccgacccggacacttttcttgactttcgatagtgttaagctgccatcgcgcatcaaggcgggctacgaggttatttctgttcgcccctatgtcccgacacctacgcgctgctaccagtgtcagcgtttcaatcacactcgacagtcttgctccaatgcggctaaatgtgtcacttgtggcagggatgcccatgagggtgactgtccacctccgtctcctcgttgtgtgaactgtcagggtgaccatgccgcatcctcccgcgactgtcctgtctataaggaagaacgttgtatccaagaaattcgggttaaagagaaagtgtccacctcggctgctcgcaagctattggctagtaggaagcccacgctgctcccagcggggaaatacagcactgtcctcgcctctcctcggactacccgggaggtagcaacccagacatgcgatctgaccttcagcaccacggtcgtccgttcggccagtgctaagatcgcgcggtcgacgtctcctcttcctcccatcaccccacagacaccagccacttcctcagcttctgctaagtcgaagaccccgaagtcagatgcacgggccttcaagaaggaaccatcccgtgcagacttcctccgtccctcgacctcccagccttcgaccggtacttccaccaaacgtccttcaaaaaaggcgcataggaagcacagttctccttctccgccacggcgcctttcttctcctgcgccacccagcggttgccgccccaggccgtcatccgtttcgcctggccgcaccgctggtagccgaacatctggccgttcaccggcggaggaagctccccctcccggccatcctcccgagatggccgatgaccctatagaccccatggacgatgactgtccgcctactgatagcggcggcagtgctcgctcgaagccaggccctaagcggccttcgaggtgaccccttctctcatcttccttttcttacgatggcacttattaactggaatattcgcagcattcgctccaaccgagaggacttgaagttgctgctccgcttgcatcgtccgctcgtcgtagccctccaggaaacgaagctacgcccatgcgatcaaattgccttggcacactacacctctgtgcgttttgacctaccccctgtggtaggtatcccagctcatggaggggttatgttgctggtccgggatgatatttactacgatcccatcacgttgcacaccggcctgcaggcagttgccatccgcattactctccccacctatacgttttccttttgtaccgtttacactccatcgtcatctgccgttaccagggcagacatgaactaacttattgctcagctacctgcaccatttttgttaactggagacttcaatgcctaccatcccctttggggctctccagcatcctgcccgaggggctccttgttggcagaccttttcaaccagctcaatcttgtctgcctcaatactggcgcccctacttttctttcggacacatctcatacctattcccatttagacctctctatctgtactccccaacttgcacgccggtttgagtggtatgcacttgctgatacatattcgagcgaccacttcctgtgtgttatccatctcctgcagcatactccctctccgtgctcctctagttggaccatctccaaggcagactgggggctgttctcttccagggcgacctttcaggatcaaaccttcacaagctgcgatcgtcaggtcgcacacctcacggaagtcattctcgctgctgctgaacattccatccctcaccctacttcttctccacgtcgcgtaccggtcccctggtggaccgcagcatgtagagacgctttacgtgctcgtcgacgtgctttacgcacctttaaacgccaccctacagtggcgaattgtatcaattataaacgattacgtgctcagtgtcgtcgtattattaaagaaagcaagaaagcctgcttggctgctttcacaagcaccttcaacagttttactccttctgttgtctgggtagcctgcgccggctatctggcactaaggtccactccccagtttctggcttgacggtcgcgaatgaagtccttgtggcccctgaggctgtctccaatgccttcggccgctttttcgccgacgtttcgagctccgctcattaccaccctgccttcctcccccgcaaacaggcagaggaggctaggccacctgacttccactcctcgaattgtgaaagttataatggcccattcaccatgcgggaactcgaaaccgcacttggccgatcacggtcctccgttCCAGGGcccgattctattcatattcagatgttgaacctttctcctgcgggtaaaggttttcttcttcgtacatacaatcgcatctggattgagggacatgttcccgcatgctggcgcgagtctattcttgtcccgattcctaagccggggaaggacaagcacttgccttccagttatcgacctatctcgcttaccagctgtgtctgtaaagtgatggagcgaatggttaactctcgattggtttggctgcttgagtctcgacgcctacttacaaatgtacaatgtggatttcgtaggcgccgctctgctgttgaccatctggttaccttgtcgaccttcattatgaataacttcttgcggaagcgcccgaccgcggctgtgttctttgatttggagaaggcttacgacacctgttggagggcgggcattctccgcaccatgcatacatggggccttcgcggtcgcctccctctttttattcgttcctttttaatggatcgacagttcagggtacgtgtgggttctgtcctgtcagacacctttcgccaggagaatggggtgccacagggctcagttttgagcgtcgctctgttcgccatcgcgatcaatccaataatggattgcctcccagctgatgtatcaggctccctttttgtggacgattttaccatctattgcagcgcgcagcgtacacgtgtcctggagcgctgtcttcagcgttctcttgaccgtctttactcctggagtgtcgccaatggcttccgtttttctgccgagaagacggtctgtattaacttctggcgctacaaagagtttctcccaccgtccttacgacttggtcccgttgctctcccaatcgtggagacaaccaaatttttaggccttacctttgacaggaaacttagctggtctccacatgtgtcatatttggccgcccgttgtacccgttctttaaatgtcctccgtgttctcagtggtatgtcgtggggagcggatcgaaccgtcctacttcgtctatatcggtcgatcgtccgctccaagctggattatgggagcttcgtatactcctctgcacggccatccatcttacgccgcctaaactccatacaacatcggggtttacgacttgcgatcggagcattttataccagtcccgtagagagtcttcatgctgacgctggcgaattgccgctcacttaccggcgcgatatactgctttgtcggtatgcctgtcggctactgtcagtgcccgaccatccgtcttatcgttccttttttgacgactctcttgaccttcaatacgggttgtatgtctctgccttgctaccccctggagttcgctttcgtcgcctccttcaacaccttaatttttcactccctgcaacctttcgagtgggcgagagccgcacgccaccttggctccaggctcaggtccacattcaccttgacctcagctcgctcccaaaagaggtcacccccggttcggtctaccactcccgttttttggaacttcgttcgaagttcatcaacatgactttgttatacagatggctctaagaccaatgacggggtcgggtgttcctttattgtcggggcacaaagtttcaaataccggctccatggccattgttcggtcttcacagctgagctctttgccctctaccaggctgttctttacatctgccgccaccgacattctccttatgtcatctgctcagattccctgagcgccatccagagcctcagtgatccgtacccggttcaccctttcgtacaccggatccaacgctctctccagcagctggtggacgtcggtacgccggttagctttatgtgggttcctggccatgtcggtatccctgggaacgaagctgcagatgccgcggccaaggctgcggtcctccagcctcggacagcttcttgttgtgtcccttcgtccgattttagcagggtcatttgtcggcgcgtcgtgtcgctgtggcatgccgattgggctgcacttaccgacaacaagcttcgggccttaaaacctcttcccgtggcttggacgtcctcctcacgcccttctcggtaggtcgttttagcaaggttaagaattggacactgccggttcagccatcgccatctgctgacggctgcgccggcgccgttctgcccatgtgggcacttgctgtcggttaggcacattttaatgtcctgtccagatcttaccacactgcgcctcgatcttaacctgcctaatactttcgatgccattttagcggatgacccacgagcagctgctcgtgttctttgttttatcaatttgacaaacctcgctaaagacatttgatgttttttaatcctctgcctgtccgtctgtcttttattgtgttttcccttttagttgttgttgtcaacttgtgcctcgcggtgcatttttagagtagtcagggcgctaatgaccattgaagttgtgcgccctaaaaccacaacaaaaaaaaccgttcgttctggtgagtcgtttcttctctgttctgactacctgagcagcttacaagctatcgaccactgCTACCCTTACCATCCTTTAGTAGCGAATATCCAGGAGTGCATCAGTGTGCGCCCAGTAAGCAGTAAACTTGGTGCATGAGGAGCTTAAAAAATAGCCTTTACAAAAGATCTATGCGGCCAGGAGGGAAAAAAGATGAATTTAGTGTGGGAGATAGCCATAGTGGGCCAAAGGTAGTCACAGGTGTAGATGTTTAAATGTTTTAGGGACGGCTATGATTGGCTCAAAATTTCATAGTAGTGATGGGGATTCATGAGTGCAGATGTGAAGATATTTCTATTGGATGAAATGTGATAGTAGGAGAGCAGTTTCTGCCTGTTGCCTCACTCTGAAAACTGAGCAGTGTTGGTTAACCACAGCAGCTTAGTTAGAAGGGATATGGTTGCATTTGTTATAAAATTCTCATCGATTGGAGTTTAGAAAATACACTATTAGCTGCCGGTATCTGGCAATGGCAGAACGAGCTAGATTTTGTGGATGAGAGAACGACACTCGGTCTTGAGGCTTCAAGCTGAAAAGATTTTGTCTTAAGGAATGGTAGGAGTCCGGTCCCAGATTCCTACAGTCGTTAAGAGATAGAGGTGGGATGCAATAGGAGGTCCTACTTACGCTCGAGAGTGCCAAGAAACTATCATTGGCAATAACACATTTACTAGATAGTAATACAGGACTGTCATTTAAATCGCCGGGCCTCAGCCAGACCGGCAGGGTAGAGACTCGTCAGTGGTGGAAGGCAGGCTTGCGCTCCTCTCTCCGTATCGACAGCACAGCCAAACATTGGGTGGCGTCTGGTACATGACAGGTGGCTGTCGACCGTGAAATCCAGTGGCTTCCATCTCTGCGTATCGATCACAAAAGCGTTCAGGTGGACGTCTCGACGCAGATCCACCTAAGGTGCTCTGTTTCTCAGACAGGGGCTGTTAGCCCCTGTTTCGGAAACAGAAGCCAGCAGCATTGGTATCTGCCTCAGGGACGAGTTGAACAGCAGAGCTTCTCCTCTCGAAGGTGGATAACGGACATTGTATTGGTCACTCAGGTCAAGCCTCCTGCAAGCCTGCAAAGTTATGGCGGCTTTTGTGCCCCACCATGATGCTTTGGAATTTGACAGTGCAGCTGACAGCAGCTGCGTCCTTCCAGCCAGACTCGGGGTTCCATCGAGGATCGAAGACAGCTGGGCGTGCCGAGGGTCGACCTCCATAGCATCCCCTCACTGGATAGCTGAAACTGACACAAGGGCTGAGATTGTACACAGTGCAGTTTGCAATCAGTACTCATCAGACATTTGCTGCAAAGGGTGGGGTATTTATATTGACTCTTACCATGTACTCATACTCTGTAGGAATGGCAGACATGTGTCCAGTTTTCTCCTCGCTGTAAGATCTCAGAGCGACATCAGCAAACTTTTTCAGAGGATCTTTCCTGCTGGTTTTACACTTATTGTTGTTATGCCTAATCTTTCTTCGGACATTCTGCTTTAACAAGTACGACGTTATCTCTCGGCTTCCATGATGTCATTATGCTTCACTTGTAGAACTGTGTGCTCAGTTGTTCCCCTGTGCTGCGATGGCTTCAATGTTTGTCGCAACTTGCTCAACATTTGTCCCTGGCTGGCAGTCTACTAGTCATCGACACAGGTGGTTTGGCTTCTGGGAGCTGCCGGGTAGAATTGACGAATTTTTAGTGCCTGCTAGATAAACTATATTGGGGCGTTACAATAAGGTATACCTTAGTAGTGCAGAGGGAGATGGTTTCGCTTGAGAACAGATCAGGTACCAGGACTGAATTCTTGGCCAGTATTGCAACTGTCCTCTGACCCTGAGTATCAGCTGAGTGGTAACATTGAGCCACATATACATCACCATTATGGGGACGGAgaatttttctttaaagtcagttccGTTCTTCTGAATTCTTACAGCCAGCTATCTGCACTCCATATGCGCTTAGGTGAGAGAACTGGTGCTTGTTGGTACTTTCCTGAGTCTTTTCCTTAGGCTATAAACTTACTTAGAAATCATTGCGGATTTTCATGAACACAATTTTCGTATCATTCTATCTGAAATCAACCAATCTGTACCAACGTTTTTTGTATGTTTCTGCATGCTTTTCGCATTTTGTAATTGTATTGTCTGTTCAATAACTAGAAACATGTTAAGGCGTCTAGCAGTTAATCATTGTTGTAATGACCTTTAGTTGCATTTAGAAACTTTATGGAAACACTTATCAATATTTCTGATTTATGGTACCTGTCTTCAGTTGGGCATCCttgttaaattcaaacattctgttcTCACTTGCGTGACATTGCTTTTACATTCCTCATTATCTTATATGGGCACTCAGTTCATGGTAAAGGTCATCGTGTTCCAATCTTCTACCATATTGGGGGTATGCCAAGTGCTCAACTGACACATCACAATGCCTTCCAACTTCAGTTAGAGTTAATGCCCAGTTAAGTCAACGCCATTTTTGCTCCTATAGGCGGCAGGTTTTGTATTGAATGTTGTATTCTGTATGTACCAAATCACGTGCgcttcattctttttcttcttactACAGTGATTAGCATGTGAAGTGAAGGTTCGTTATCTAGTTTATTTCCcagtgttgaaattttaatggccaccTGTGTTTACAAGTACATTTCCTTTTATATAGCTCTTTCACCTCTGAAAAGCTTTGTGTGATATTTTCAGTCCATTTTAGACAGTAGGTACGCTTGTAACTGGCTGGGGTAAGTCAGTTCGAAGAgcagaggaaggcaacagcacaTTACCTTGAGCAAGACTTTGCCTAGTAAAAGCACACAAGTGTTTGAACCAATCTTAGGATTGGATCTGAAGACAACTTTGCTTTGCTTAGGTCTGTCGTCAGAGGATTCTAAACCAGGTATGAGATGTGGTTAAGGCCTCTGAGTTGCCCCAAAATAACTGGAGCTCCAACGCAAATATTAGACCTGTTGAGGTAGAGATCTTATTGGAAATGGAGGCCACATGACAGAGTAGGTTTTGGTGTAAACTTTCTTCACCAATAAACTGATAACTTATTTTGATATTTTAAGTATTCATCTATCCAAGACGTTTTTATTTTTACAACTTTGTACATTCTACCGAAAGCAGTCACGTTTAAATCAGTTTCATTATAAGCAGTTTTCTTCAACTATATTATAGCTTCACATTTTACGATATATCCTCAAATATAAAACTGAGCTGTTAGTTCATAGATCATTTTGTTTACAGGGACAATGAGCGAagaggagaagaaaagaaaaccaaaacaattattaagaTGAGGAAACCTCCACAGTGGAAATCTTATAAAAAGTTGGAGGAGGATATAGAATCGACAGAACAGGCCACTGGTGTTGAAGCACAGCCACCAGCAGCAACCACAAGTGGTAAAGGCTCAAGTAGCACAGTAACCCAACCACCGCCACCATCACCAATCACTGACTCTAGTAGTGAATCAAGTCAACTGTCATATGAGACTGCATTTGTTGATGCCTCTGGAAATACACCAGCCAGTGCTGATAACAGCAAAGGTGAAAGAGTGCAGGCATGGTATGAAACTAAATGCATAAGTCAAGACGAGCAGTCACCAGTAGAGTCAAAAGGCAGTGATCCACCTAGAACCACAGAACACAACACTCCAGCTTTGGCCGATAGTGATGGAGTCCAATTAGTTTCAGCTACTGTCAGTCAACCTATTACTAAAGAAGCATCTGTACATGTTCGGACCAATGGGGAAGGAACTAAGCTAGGGCCCATGCCCATTGGTGCAAGTCAGGAAGGAACAGAGGCAGTGCCAGCACCCAAGCCCATTGGGACCAGTGGGGAAGGTACCAAGCCAGTGAGAGCGCACATTGGTACCAGTGGGGAAGGAGCTGAGGTGGTGTCAGCACCTGCACCCAGTGGTACCATTGAGGATGAAGCCAAGCCAGCGCCAGCACCTGTGTGCATTGGGGCCAGTGGACAACAGGAAGAGACAGTGCCTGTACCCATGCACGTTAAGGTCAGAGAGGAAAGAGCAAAATCAGTGCCACTTCCCATAACCTTCGAGGCTGTTGGTGAAGGAGCTGAACCAGTGTCGCTGCCCATGTCTGTCGGGGCCATAGGGGAAGGAGCTGAGCCAGTAACAGCACCCATGCCCATCACAGCCAGTGCAGGAGGAGCGGAGCCAACGCTcattcttcatgaagctgggcCAACGCGTACTTGGGGTAAGTTTTCAAATTACTATTGTGTAGAATGTTAACATCTATCCTTACGTTGGTTGTCTGCTGAATTAAGATTGTTGGAAAGACTTGATGACTTACTTTTTCTGAAGGAGTTACTCCAGTAGCAACGAATACTCGTCAGATTTATCGTCATAATAAAACTGGTGATTTATTTTGTTGTCAGGCCATGTACATTTCTCATACGTAAGAGGTtaatttactttattattatttcttttctcagacgttatgtctggtcaaaaatggaaagtgacgcggaccttgatcaagcgtgacttccttttaactgtacggtatatgttatattgcgtttaggaactttcaggtaattgaacatgtatcaattactggtttctgtagctgtatatataagtttggatgtagctgtattgcattgatgtactggtggatattgtgtggtatgactcctgtagttgatagtataatcggtataatgtcaactttatcctgatgccacatgtccttgacttcctcagccagttggatgtatttttaaattttttctcctgttttcttctgtatatttgttgtattgggtatggatatttcgattagttgtgttaatttcttcttcttattggtgagtatgatgtcaggtttgttatgtggtgttgttttatctgttataatggttctgttccagtataatttgtattcatcattctccagtacattttgtggtgcatacttgtatgtgggaacgtgttttattattattattattattgactttttttttcacagacttaagtctggttaaaaatggaatgtgacgcggacctcggtcaagcgtgacttccttgtaactgtatggtatatgttatattgcatttaggaactttcgggtaattgaacatgtatcaataattacagatttttgtagttgtatatatatgtttggatgtagctgtattgcattgatgtactggtgaatattgtgaggtatgactcctgtagttgatagtataattgggataatgtcgactttatcctgatgccacatgtccttgacttcctcagccagttggatgtatttttaaattttttctcctgttttcttctgtatatttgttgtgttgggtatggatatttcaattagttgtgttaatttcttctttttattggtgagtatgatgtcaggttatgtggtgttttatctgttataatcgttctgttccagtataacttgtattcatcattctccagtacattttgtggtgtgtacttgtatgtgagaacgtgttgttttattagtttatgttttatggcaagttgttgatgtattatttttgctacattgtcatgtcttctggggtattctgtatttgctagtattgtacatccacttgtgatgtgatctactgtttctatttgttgtttgcaaagtctgcatttatctgttgcggtattgggatctttaataatatgcttgctgtaatatctggtgtttattgtttgatcctgtattgcgaccatgaatccttccgtctcactgtatatattgccatttcttagccatgtgttggatgcgtcttgatctatgtgtcgctgtgttagatgatacgggtgcttgccgtgtagtgttttctttttccaatttactttctttgtatctgttgatgttatgtgatctaaagggttgtagaagtggttatgaaattgcaatggtgtagccgatgtatttatatgagtgattgctttgtgtattttgctagtttctgctcgttctagaaagaattttcttaaattgtctacctatccataatgtaggttttttatatctataaatccccttccaccttcctttctgcttaatgtgaatctttctgttgctgaatgtatgtgatgtattctatatttgtggcattgtgatcgtgtaagtgtattgagtgcttctaggtctgtgtcactccatttcactactccaaatgagtaggtcaatactggtatagcataagtatttatagcttttgtcttgtttcttgctgtcaattctgttttcagtatttttgttagtctttgtctatatttttcttttagttcttctttaatatttgtattatctattcctattttttgtctgtatcctaggtatttataggcatctgttttttccatcgcttctatgcagtcgctgtggttatccaatatgtaatcttcttgtttagtgtgtttgcccttgactatgctatttttcttacatttgtctgttccaaaagccatatttatatcattgctgaatacttctgttatctttagtaattggtag
This genomic stretch from Schistocerca cancellata isolate TAMUIC-IGC-003103 chromosome 2, iqSchCanc2.1, whole genome shotgun sequence harbors:
- the LOC126161161 gene encoding mucin-4-like, translated to MRKPPQWKSYKKLEEDIESTEQATGVEAQPPAATTSGKGSSSTVTQPPPPSPITDSSSESSQLSYETAFVDASGNTPASADNSKGERVQAWYETKCISQDEQSPVESKGSDPPRTTEHNTPALADSDGVQLVSATVSQPITKEASVHVRTNGEGTKLGPMPIGASQEGTEAVPAPKPIGTSGEGTKPVRAHIGTSGEGAEVVSAPAPSGTIEDEAKPAPAPVCIGASGQQEETVPVPMHVKVREERAKSVPLPITFEAVGEGAEPVSLPMSVGAIGEGAEPVTAPMPITASAGGAEPTLILHEAGPTRTWVRGMMSTLLQVVRAARPSVPASAPDSPADSVAAGVRLRVAPAPSVGRRPITPYSTAREVLEEVQRQHGIFRSALLRHANRLWLEVRGRPETEVVPAAALDAKEALLSRFRDTLSHVDVELREAQRQMERRADYVAALGGSAWSGRPPCLTTQVGGGAGLDLAEGLQLQPAFSPPRQQDVRDAGEHSCGRFFRVLCSCFICIPRRQ